In Plasmodium vinckei vinckei genome assembly, chromosome: PVVCY_13, a single genomic region encodes these proteins:
- a CDS encoding pyridoxal 5'-phosphate synthase, putative: MKITYLSQALAKTIDDELMSDAVGYTTSQLMELAGLSISQIIFKNYDLVNFKKVIICCGPGNNGGDGLVAARHLKEFGYDVTVVYLKENNKILFKGLLKLLEHYEIPVLRSITLDEMCNYDLIVDAIFGFSFSGTPRSPFDALISMINNSKKVVVSIDVPSGTNIDEGAKDVKLCVESGMNISLMLPKEGLRNYTKKHFLGGRFLPTSIIKKYNLDVPHFEGNNSYIQL, translated from the exons ATGAAAATAACA tATTTGTCTCAGGCATTAGCCAAAACCATAGATGATGAATTAATGAGTGATGCTGTTGGATACACAACTAGCCAATTGATGGAACTAGCTGGGCTTTCTATCTcacaaataattttcaaaaattatgatcttgtaaattttaaaaaagttataattTGTTGTGGTCCTGGTAATAATGGAGGTGATGGATTAGTAGCAGCCCGCCATTTAAAAGAATTTGGATATGACGTCACCGTTGTTTACCTtaaggaaaataataaaattctGTTCAag gGTTTGTTAAAATTACTTGAGCATTATGAAATTCCTGTTTTGAGATCAATAACACTGGatg aAATGTGCAATTATGATTTAATTGTGGATGCAATATTTGGTTTTAGTTTTTCCGGAACGCCTCGTAGCCCTTTTGATGCCCTGATTAGT ATGATTAACaattcaaaaaaagtaGTTGTATCAATCGATGTACCATCAGGCACAAACATAGACGAag GGGCAAAAGACGTTAAACTTTGTGTTGAGTCAGGAATGAACATATCATTAATGCTGCCTAAAGAGGGTCTAAggaattatacaaaaaaacatttcTTGGGAGGACGATTTTTACCAAC ctctataataaaaaagtataatttGGATGTACCTCATTTCGAAG gGAACAATTCATACATTCAATTGTAG
- a CDS encoding bax inhibitor 1, putative → MDFLKQIRKRQREINLSNIFNFSPLTNDEKNHLIKIYGLLAFGTMITALSCYIDITIFKIPRFIASIASLFCSFALASSCTYARYNDTQTSSKTKLIYFLGISASIGILLSDYIAYINRLNPSILPLAFFGSLSIFSCFSLSAIFSKNRISLFIGTVLCAICSYVSLISFMNFFIRSRFIDTTLLYLGFFMYMGFVLFDTQLTLFDFRRGNKDYIMHAVCLYLDLVGLFTHILRILGDKEEKKKK, encoded by the exons ATGGATTTTTTAAAGCAAATAAGAAAACGCCAGAGGGAAATCAACttatcaaatatttttaacttttCCCCACTAACAAATGATGAGAAAAATcacttaataaaaatatatggcCTGTTGGCATTCGGGACTATGATAACAGCTTTGAGTTGTTATATTgatattacaatttttaaaattccAAGATTTATAGCATCCATAGCTAgcttattttgttcatttgCCTTAGCTTCATCATGCACTTATGCACGTTATAACGATACTCAAACATCATCAAAAactaaattaatatattttttgggtATATCAGCATCTATTGGAATTTTATTAAGTGATTATATTGCTTATATTAATCGTTTGAACCCATCAATTTTACCGTTGGCCTTTTTCGGAAGTTTATCCATATTCTCATGCTTTTCCCTGTCtgcaatattttcaaaaaacaG aatttctttatttattggaACTGTCTTATGCGCCATATGTTCCTATGTATCCCTAATTTCTTTTATgaacttttttataagatCAAGATTTATCGATACAACTTTATTGTATCTTGGATTCTTTATGTATATGGg atttgtattatttgaCACCCAACTTACTTTGTTTGATTTCCGTAGAGGAAACAAAGATTACATA aTGCACGCCGTTTGTTTATATCTCGATTTAGTTGGACTGTTTACACATATATTGAGAATATTAGGAGATAAagaagaaaagaaaaaaaaataa
- a CDS encoding biotin protein ligase, putative, protein MEKERIMYEKIYCAHNTYRYHFDELDSTQLYCKRNMKKFIDDIKKKNFDNMIAVSCNLQTNGIGTKDTKKNINRLWVSERGNLFISFVFLWEKNKIEILKCLSQVSTVAISKSLEHYNLKCQIKWINDVLINYKKIAGCLINIYYLNNETKQMCCQNSCSIKNDYICVIAGIGINIDLIDQNNLLNNNFTSIKNEINTNSMDTNIIVPSVEDTTEKLIENFYDVINNFKNGGFSLFLDYITLRLLYKSKKVIINQDNNKVIGYLKGMEDDGTLILMDDNNRIIHVNNGHMYLYDQIGNT, encoded by the coding sequence atggaaaaagaaagaattatgtatgaaaaaatttactGTGCTCATAATACCTACAGATACCATTTCGATGAGTTAGACTCAACTCAATTGTATTGTAAAaggaatatgaaaaaatttatagatgatattaaaaaaaaaaattttgataatatgaTAGCGGTTAGTTGTAATTTACAAACAAATGGAATAGGAACAAAagatactaaaaaaaatataaatagatTATGGGTATCTGAGAGAGgcaatttatttatatcctttgtatttttatgggaaaaaaataaaattgaaattCTCAAATGCTTATCTCAAGTTTCTACTGTTGCTATTAGTAAATCATTAGaacattataatttaaaatgccaaataaaatggataaATGATGTtctaattaattataaaaaaattgcagGTTGTCTAATTAACATATACTATTTAAACAATGaaacaaaacaaatgtGCTGCCAAAATTCATgttcaataaaaaatgattatatCTGTGTTATAGCAGGAATAGGAATAAACATAGACTTAATagatcaaaataatttattaaataataattttacttccattaaaaatgaaataaataccAACTCTATGGACACTAATATCATAGTACCTAGTGTAGAAGATACAACTGAAAAGTTgattgaaaatttttatgatgtaattaataattttaaaaatggtgggttttcattattcttagattatataacattacgacttttatataaatcaaaaaaagtaataataaatcaggataataataaagttaTTGGATATTTAAAAGGGATGGAAGATGATGGAACTCTTATTTTGATggatgataataataggATTATTCATGTGAATAATGGACACATGTATCTTTACGACCAAATAGGgaatacataa
- a CDS encoding FYVE and coiled-coil domain-containing protein, putative, with product MGPYQDKRYSTSISAPQFGDAENIITDKRGHWVPDEEVTNCYSCNVTFNVRVRKHHCRACGNVFCSNCSDNKIKISEYGYSEKVRVCDKCFVERSSTQTLLLQEDLGARKQINQDLKKALSEKMAMVERFKTFLIEFDSEILNNNDNTNDVHSLLQRGEQGLKDLNDRIKSYDNIIENQKKELESLKKEKEQKTQLNKILNQRNHEIQQKNLNIKSLIKEKNELTMVKEESEGIINSYKKQVEKLIIRCNKLELENKNKSQFNTNHSFSNSSTMSFRQNSNNLHDHAMSISYTVSQGPEDERDDGHCCSYCRNGCAIM from the coding sequence atgggGCCCTATCAAGATAAAAGATATAGTACGAGTATTTCAGCGCCACAATTTGGGGATgctgaaaatataataacagATAAAAGAGGGCACTGGGTACCTGATGAAGAAGTAACAAATTGTTATAGCTGCAATGTGACTTTTAATGTCAGGGTAAGAAAACATCATTGCCGAGCTTGTGGAAATGTGTTTTGCTCAAATTGTtcagataataaaataaaaataagtgaATATGGCTATTCAGAAAAAGTTCGAGTTTGTGATAAATGTTTTGTTGAAAGATCATCAACAcaaacattattattacaagaAGATTTAGGAGCaagaaaacaaattaatcaagatttaaaaaaagcaCTAAGTGAAAAAATGGCTATGGTTGAAAGATTTAAAACGTTTTTAATAGAATTTGATAgtgaaattttaaataataatgataatactAATGATGTTCATTCATTATTACAAAGAGGAGAACAAGGATTAAAAGATTTAAACGATCGAATAAAATCgtatgataatataattgaaaatcaaaaaaaagaactagaatctttaaaaaaagaaaaagaacaaaaaacacaattaaataaaatattaaatcaaAGAAATCATGAAatacaacaaaaaaatttaaatattaaaagtttaataaaagaaaaaaatgaattaactATGGTAAAAGAAGAATCGGAAGGTATTattaattcatataaaaaacaagttgaaaaattaattattcgATGTAATAAACTTGAacttgaaaataaaaataaatcacaATTTAATACCAATCACTCCTTTAGTAATAGTAGTACTATGTCTTTTAGacaaaattcaaataatttgcACGATCATGCAATGAGCATATCCTATACAGTTTCTCAAGGCCCAGAAGATGAACGGGACGATGGTCATTGTTGCAGTTATTGCCGAAACGGATGTGCTATTATGTGA
- a CDS encoding kelch domain-containing protein, putative produces MANCIDKKKSTSYITQNSEHSESIESTKSRNSIINGNVLRWHKLSSSSINDIKNELKNGQKTDTSESSISYSNSSNITKDRDISIDKDSWEYLEKNKVASVLYKNCIYIFGGYIPKERLNYFYKYNIVENKWIKMINNNCPLKSESNSAFLYKNKMYILWEYNGKRRWSNDLYYFDFNKEIWDIMKIKKNKKINNTHCPPPTLFGFSISVDDASGLVYIFGGYNGKHLSNELYILNLNHKNWIKAKQSGDIPNPRAYTISHIFDGYFYIFGGYNGERCLNSFYEYHIKSGIWTKIKYNVDTEMLDKNSNEDIKNIKKKTKSYTYCNNIEDKLPMPRCLMGSFLYNKCIYILGGYNTIFCGNLYDFYKYNIHERTWEKLITENNCSQNNMNVHFYKNVIYCIGKFNEKNILNNIYALKLENIYVAPSGLLDHYKNMVNNSSFSDVVFILQNRHIYGCKNILSSRSHYFKSLFNIHISEKNKKIIINGINKIVDTNLHDPIIYIPINDINYDEFLIIIDYLYTDNFPSDCTLEIYIQILILAISRFQLFRLAQLCEQAITNKIDRYNVFNILFISYRNESKQLCKFCIDFIIHNNLLDKEKINMLTLEPHLLGEFYKKSLYNYIS; encoded by the coding sequence atggcaAATTGTATcgacaaaaaaaagtctACATCATATATTACACAGAATAGTGAGCACTCTGAAAGTATTGAAAGTACTAAAAGTAGAAATAGTATTATAAATGGAAATGTTTTAAGATGGCATAAACTTAGTTCCTCTTcaataaatgatataaaaaatgaattgaAAAATGGACAAAAAACTGATACATCAGAAAGTAGTATATCCTATTCTAATAGTAGCAATATAACTAAGGATAGAGACATAAGTATTGATAAGGATAGTTGGGAATAtcttgaaaaaaataaagttgcATCCgtgttatataaaaattgtatatatatatttggtGGATATATACCAAAGGAAAGActaaactatttttataaatataatatagttgaaaataaatggaTTAAGAtgattaataataattgtcCATTAAAAAGTGAAAGTAATTCagcttttttatataaaaataaaatgtatatattatgggAGTATAATGGGAAAAGGAGATGGTCAaatgatttatattatttcgattttaataaagaaatatgggatattatgaaaattaaaaaaaataaaaaaattaataatacacATTGTCCACCTCCAACATTGTTTGGTTTTTCAATATCTGTTGACGATGCGTCAGGTTTGGTGTATATATTTGGGGGATACAACGGAAAACATTTAAGTAATgaattgtatattttaaatttaaatcataAAAACTGGATTAAAGCAAAGCAAAGTGGCGATATTCCTAATCCTAGGGCATATACAATAAGTCACATATTTGATGGatacttttatatttttggaGGATATAACGGAGAAAGGTGCTTAAATtctttttatgaatatcatataaaatcTGGAATTTGgacaaaaattaaatataatgtgGATACAGAAATGTTAGATAAAAACTCGAATGaggatattaaaaatattaaaaaaaaaacaaaaagttACACATATTGTAATAACATAGAAGACAAATTACCAATGCCTAGATGCTTGATGggatcttttttatataataagtgtatatatatattaggaGGATATAATACTATCTTTTGTGGAAATTTATacgatttttataaatataatattcatgAAAGAACATGGGAAAAATTGATTACAGAAAATAATTGctcacaaaataatatgaatgttcatttttataaaaatgttatatattgtattggaaaatttaatgaaaaaaacattttaaacaacatatatgcattaaagttagaaaatatatatgttgcACCTTCAGGATTATTAGAccattacaaaaatatggtTAATAACTCTTCGTTTTCGGAtgttgtttttattttacaaaaccGACATATTTATGGatgcaaaaatattttatcatcaagatctcattattttaaatccctatttaatattcatatttcagaaaaaaataaaaaaataataattaacgGGATTAACAAAATAGTCGACACAAATCTCCATGACCCTATAATTTACATACCAATTAACGACATAAATTATgatgaatttttaattattattgatTATCTTTATACAGACAATTTCCCCTCTGATTGTACACTTGAAAtctatatacaaattttaatattagcTATAAGCAGGTTTCAATTATTCAGATTAGCACAATTGTGCGAACAAGCcattacaaataaaatagatcGATATAAcgtttttaatattttatttataagcTATAGAAATGAATCAAAACAATTATGCAAATTCTGCAttgattttattatacacaataatttattagaCAAAGAGAAAATTAATATGCTTACATTAGAACCTCATTTATTGGGGgagttttataaaaaatctctatataattatattagcTAG
- a CDS encoding 60S ribosomal protein L29, putative: MAKSKNHTNHNQNRKAHRNGIKKPKSHKFMSRKGLDPKFFRNQKYCLKGMLKKQKELKEQGKGKEIKKQKQGKKK; encoded by the exons ATGGCCAAGTCAAAAAATCATACCAATCATAATCAG aatagAAAGGCACACAGAAATGGAATTAAGAAGCCCAAGTCTCATAAATTTATGTCACGCAAAGGG TTGGATCCAAAGTTCTTTAGAAATCAAAAATACTGTTTAAAAGGAATgcttaaaaaacaaaaagagTTAAAAGAACAAGGAAAAGGAAAAGAAatcaaaaaacaaaaacaagGAAAGAAAAAGTAA
- a CDS encoding ubiquitin carboxyl-terminal hydrolase isozyme L3, putative, with translation MKMEKRKIWIPIESNPDSLYLYSCKLGHQKLSFVDIYGFSRDLLDMIPKPVHAIIFLYPIKDDMDNNIGSSHINTTNSDSNIWFIKQTVPNSCGTIALLHMLANLRNTFPLDKDSVLDTFFTKVDQLKPEGRATEFENNDIIEQLHHEFSGNDLNSGESIDVDTHFIAFLEINGMLVELDGRKNHPIIHGQTTSDNFVYDAGKLIQDNFINKYQDCHSFSALAVVPNNVV, from the exons atgaaaatggaaaaaagaaaaatatggataCCAATAGAATCGAATCCCGATTCGTTGTATTTGTACTCTTGTAAACTTGGACACCAAAAGTTGAGTTTTGTAGACATTTATGGTTTTAGCAGGGATTTATTAGATATG ATACCTAAACCTGTTCACGCAATAATATTCTTATATCCAATAAAGGATGATATG GATAATAACATTGGCTCAAGTCACATAAATACAACAAACAGTGATAGCAACATTTGGTTCATAAAacaa ACCGTCCCCAATTCTTGCGGTACTATAGCACTTTTGCATATGCTTGCAAATTTAAGGAATACATTTCCATTAG ATAAAGATTCCGTATTGgacacattttttacaaaagtTGACCAACTAAAACCGGAAGGACGCGCAACG gaatttgaaaataacgATATTATTGAGCAATTGCATCATGAGTTTTCGGGAAATGATTTAAATTCAGGAGAAAGTATTGAT GTTGACACGCATTTTATTGCGTTCTTAGAAATAAATGGAATGCTAGTCGAATTG GATGGAAGAAAAAATCACCCCATAATCCATGGCCAAACCACGAGCGACAATTTtgtatat GATGCTGGAAAATTAATCCAAGATAACTTTATAAACAAGTACCAAGATTGTCACAGTTTTTCTGCCCTTGCAGTTGTGCCAAATAATGTAGTGTAA